A region of Cellulophaga sp. RHA19 DNA encodes the following proteins:
- a CDS encoding MotA/TolQ/ExbB proton channel family protein, with product MKRLSSILAVAGLFVFSTNTVNAATLLQDAAEKEAPKGFVQVLKEQFITGGPAFMGIVLLCLILGLAVAIERIIYLNMASTNTAKLKQRVEDALASGGVEAAKEVCRNTKGPVASIFYQGLDRAGESVESAEKAVVAYGGVQMGQLEKNVSWLSLFIAIAPMLGFMGTVIGMIQAFQKIAAVGNLSASLIAGDIQVALLTTVFGLVTAIILQIFYNYIIAKIDSIVNDMEDSSISLIDMLVDHKK from the coding sequence ATGAAAAGATTATCATCTATCCTAGCTGTAGCTGGGTTGTTTGTTTTTAGTACAAATACAGTAAATGCAGCTACATTATTACAAGATGCAGCGGAGAAAGAAGCGCCAAAAGGTTTTGTTCAAGTTTTAAAAGAACAATTTATTACTGGTGGACCTGCTTTTATGGGTATTGTACTTTTATGTTTAATTCTTGGTCTTGCAGTGGCAATTGAAAGAATTATCTATTTAAATATGGCAAGCACAAACACTGCTAAATTAAAGCAAAGAGTTGAAGACGCATTAGCATCTGGTGGTGTAGAAGCAGCTAAAGAAGTATGTAGAAACACAAAAGGACCTGTAGCATCTATTTTTTACCAAGGTTTAGATAGAGCTGGTGAAAGCGTAGAATCTGCTGAGAAAGCTGTTGTTGCTTACGGTGGTGTACAAATGGGACAGTTAGAGAAAAACGTTTCTTGGTTGTCTTTATTTATCGCTATTGCGCCAATGCTTGGTTTCATGGGTACGGTAATTGGTATGATCCAGGCCTTCCAAAAGATTGCAGCAGTTGGTAACTTAAGTGCATCTTTAATTGCAGGTGATATTCAGGTTGCATTATTAACAACTGTATTTGGTCTTGTTACTGCCATTATTCTTCAAATTTTTTACAACTACATCATTGCTAAAATTGATAGTATTGTAAATGATATGGAGGATTCATCAATCTCATTGATTGATATGTTGGTAGATCACAAAAAATAA
- a CDS encoding ExbD/TolR family protein, with translation MARRGGAPEVNAGSMADIAFLLLIFFLVTTTIETDAGLDRMLPPKEPPTDEQIVLKQKNIFTVQIGKDGQLLVEEDLMDLKDLKDAAIAFLDNGGAVKGDPDYCDYCEGARSTESSDNPFKAVISLKNDRETKYSVYITVQNELVAAYNALRNRAAKKLGYNMSFTEMEAAYSNQETPDETKEKLKVRIKKIQDLYPQKLSEAETTTN, from the coding sequence ATGGCAAGAAGAGGTGGAGCACCAGAAGTAAATGCCGGTTCTATGGCAGACATTGCTTTCTTACTCCTTATCTTTTTCTTAGTAACTACTACTATAGAAACAGATGCAGGTTTAGATCGTATGTTGCCTCCTAAAGAGCCGCCTACTGATGAGCAAATAGTACTAAAGCAAAAGAATATTTTTACTGTACAAATTGGTAAAGATGGTCAGTTGCTAGTAGAAGAGGATCTTATGGATCTTAAGGATTTAAAAGATGCGGCAATTGCTTTTTTAGATAACGGTGGAGCAGTAAAAGGAGATCCTGATTACTGTGATTACTGTGAAGGAGCAAGAAGCACAGAGTCTTCTGACAACCCGTTTAAAGCGGTTATATCGTTAAAGAACGATCGTGAGACTAAGTATTCTGTTTACATTACAGTGCAGAATGAACTAGTTGCAGCGTATAACGCTTTACGTAACAGAGCAGCTAAAAAACTTGGTTACAATATGTCTTTTACAGAAATGGAAGCGGCATACTCAAACCAAGAAACTCCAGATGAGACTAAAGAAAAGTTAAAGGTTAGAATCAAAAAGATTCAAGATCTTTATCCTCAGAAATTATCTGAAGCTGAAACGACAACAAATTAA
- a CDS encoding ExbD/TolR family protein yields MSKFKKKKDGELPPVSTASLPDIVFMLLFFFMTVTVMKDSEPMVANELPNASEIKKLEKKDRVVYIFVGQPTEKYQSAFGKEPKIQLNDKFANVSEVGDYVLEEIAKKPQEVQSSITTALKIDKNANMGIVMDIKEELRKVNALKVNYTTYEGDAFKNLQ; encoded by the coding sequence ATGTCAAAATTTAAAAAGAAAAAAGACGGAGAATTACCTCCAGTTTCTACGGCTTCTCTTCCGGATATTGTATTTATGCTTTTGTTTTTCTTTATGACGGTTACAGTGATGAAAGATAGCGAGCCAATGGTAGCAAACGAGTTGCCAAACGCTTCTGAAATCAAAAAGCTAGAAAAGAAAGACAGGGTAGTTTATATTTTTGTTGGTCAACCTACAGAAAAATATCAAAGTGCTTTTGGTAAAGAGCCTAAGATACAGTTAAACGATAAGTTTGCTAATGTTTCTGAAGTAGGAGATTACGTTTTAGAAGAAATAGCTAAGAAGCCTCAAGAGGTTCAAAGTTCTATAACAACTGCTTTAAAAATAGATAAGAATGCCAATATGGGTATTGTTATGGATATTAAAGAAGAGTTGAGAAAAGTAAATGCTTTAAAAGTAAATTACACCACTTATGAAGGTGATGCTTTTAAAAATTTACAATAA